A region from the Peromyscus maniculatus bairdii isolate BWxNUB_F1_BW_parent chromosome 5, HU_Pman_BW_mat_3.1, whole genome shotgun sequence genome encodes:
- the LOC102922192 gene encoding olfactory receptor 2B2-like, whose product MSLVNESISEEFILLGFSDRPWLELPFFVVFLVSYILTIFGNMMIILVSRLDAKLHTPMYFFLTNLSLLDLCYTTSTVPQMLINICSTRKVISYGGCVAQLFIFLALGCTECLLLGVMSFDRFVAICRPLHYSVIMHHRRCFQLAAACWISGFSNSVLQSTWTLRMPRCGHKKVDHFLCEVPALLKLSCVDTTTIKAELFFGGIVFLLIPVTLILISYTFIVQAVLRIRSTEGRRKAFGTCGSHLIVVVLFYGTAIYMYLQPPSPASKDRGKMVSLFYGIITPMLNPLIYTLRNKEVKGAFKRLIARLFVIKK is encoded by the coding sequence ATGAGTCTGGTGAATGAGAGCATCTCAGAGGAATTCATTCTCTTGGGGTTTTCAGATCGGCCATGGCTGGAGCTGCCATTCTTTGTGGTGTTTCTAGTGTCCTATATCTTGACCATCTTTGGGAATATGATGATCATTCTTGTGTCCCGCCTGGATGCCAAactccacacccccatgtactttttcctcaCTAACCTGTCCCTGCTGGACCTGTGCTACACCACAAGCACAGTCCCACAGATGCTCATCAACATATGCAGCACCCGGAAGGTCATCAGCTATGGTGGCTGCGTGGCCCAGCTTTTCATTTTCCTGGCCTTGGGTTGCACTGAATGTTTACTCCTGGGTGTCATGTCCTTTGACAGGTTTGTAGCCATCTGTCGGCCTCTCCATTACTCAGTCATCATGCACCACAGGCGCTGCTTCCAGTTGGCAGCTGCATGTTGGATCAGTGGCTTCAGCAACTCAGTATTGCAGTCTACGTGGACCCTTAGGATGCCACGGTGTGGACACAAGAAAGTGGATCATTTCCTCTGTGAAGTCCCTGCCCTGCTCAAATTGTCCTGTGTGGATACCACAACAATTAAAGCTGAGCTATTTTTTGGaggtattgttttccttttaatacCTGTGACTCTCATCCTTATCTCATATACTTTCATTGTCCAAGCAGTGTTGAGAATAAGGTCAACTGAAGGTCGGCGAAAGGCATTTGGGACATGTGGCTCCCACCTAATTGTGGTGGTACTCTTTTATGGTACTGCCATCTACATGTATCTGCAGCCTCCATCCCCTGCCTCCAAGGACCGGGGGAAAATGGTGTCCCTCTTTTATGGGATCATCACACCCATGCTGAACCCCCTCATCTATACCCTTAGGAACAAAGAGGTAAAGGGAGCATTTAAGAGGTTGATAGCGAGACtctttgtgattaaaaaataa